In Eschrichtius robustus isolate mEscRob2 chromosome 2, mEscRob2.pri, whole genome shotgun sequence, a single window of DNA contains:
- the FAM200C gene encoding protein FAM200C yields MSKKRKWDDDYIRYWFTCSTEVDGTQRPQCVLCNSVFSNADLRPSKLSDHFNRQHGGIGGHDLNSLKHVPTPSDQSETLKAFGVASQEDTLLQASYQFAYLCAKEKNPHTIAEKLVKPCALEIAQIVLGPDAQKKLQQVSLSDDVIHSRIDEMSQDILQQVLEDIKASPLKVGIQLAETTDMDDCSQLMAFVRYIKEREIVEEFLFCEPLQLTVKGKDVFNLFRDFFLKHKIALDVCGSVCTDGASSILGENSEFVSCMKKEVPHIVITHCLLNPHELVTKTLPTKLRDALFTVVRVINFIKGRAPNHRLFQAFFEEIGMEYSVLLFRTEMRWLSRGQILTHIFEMYEEINQFLHHQSSNLVDGFENKEFKIHLAYLADLFKHLNELSASMQRTGMNTVSAREKLSAFVRKFPFWLKRIEKRNFTNFPFLEEIVVSDNEALCIAAEITVHLQQMSNFFHGYFSVGDLDEASKWILDPFLFNLDFVDDGYLMKNDLAELRASGQILMEFETMKLEDFWCAQFTVFPSLAKTALKILIPFATTYLCELGFSSLLHFKTKSRGYLNMSDDIRVAISKKVPRFSDIIEQKLQLQKSL; encoded by the coding sequence ATGTCGAAGAAACGCAAATGGGACGATGACTATATTCGTTACTGGTTCACCTGTTCAACGGAGGTTGATGGAACTCAGCGCCCACAGTGTGTATTGTGTAACTCTGTATTTTCAAACGCTGACCTCCGACCATCAAAACTGTCTGACCATTTTAACAGACAGCATGGTGGTATAGGTGGGCACGATCTCAATAGCCTGAAACATGTGCCAACACCATCTGATCAGAGTGAAACCCTGAAAGCGTTTGGAGTTGCATCTCAGGAGGATACCTTACTACAGGCATCATATCAGTTTGCATATTTATGTGCCAAGGAGAAGAATCCTCATACAATAGCTGAAAAATTAGTGAAACCTTGTGCACTGGAAATAGCACAAATAGTTTTGGGACCAGATGCACAAAAGAAGCTTCAGCAGGTATCCTTATCAGATGATGTGATCCATTCTAGAATTGATGAAATGAGCCAGGATATCTTACAGCAAGTTCTAGAAGATATCAAAGCCAGTCCTCTTAAAGTGGGTATTCAGCTTGCTGAGACAACAGACATGGATGACTGCAGTCAGCTAATGGCATTTGTGCGATACATAAAGGAAAGAGAGATCGTAGAAGAATTCCTGTTCTGTGAACCATTGCAGTTAACAGTGAAAGGAAAAGATGTGTTCAATCTGTTCAGAGACTTCTTTTTGAAGCATAAGATAGCACTCGATGTATGTGGCTCTGTTTGTACTGACGGTGCCTCTTCTATCCTAGGAGAAAATTCAGAATTTGTTTCCTGTATGAAAAAAGAGGTACCTCATATCGTGATCACACATTGTTTGTTGAACCCTCATGAACTTGTCACAAAGACATTGCCTACAAAGCTGAGGGATGCTCTTTTTACTGTGGTGAGGGTAATAAATTTTATCAAAGGGCGAGCTCCAAATCATCGCCTGTTTCAGgctttttttgaagaaattggaATGGAGTATAGTGTTCTCCTTTTCCGTACTGAAATGAGGTGGCTTTCCCGAGGCCAAATACTTACTCATATTTTTGAAATGTATGAAGAAATAAATCAGTTTCTTCACCACCAAAGCAGCAATTTAGTTGATGGCTTTGAAAACAAAGAGTTTAAAATTCACCTAGCATACCTTGCAGATTTATTCAAACACCTAAATGAACTTAGTGCATCTATGCAAAGGACTGGAATGAACACAGTGTCAGCTAGAGAGAAGTTGTCTGCTTTTGTTAGGAAGTTTCCATTTTGGCTAAAGCGAattgagaaaagaaattttacCAACTTTCCTTTTCTTGAAGAAATCGTTGTTTCAGATAATGAAGCATTATGCATTGCAGCTGAAATAACAGTGCACCTGCAACAGATGAGCAACTTCTTCCACGGATATTTCTCTGTTGGAGATCTTGATGAGGCAAGTAAATGGATACTGgatccatttctttttaatttggacTTTGTCGATGATGGCTATTTaatgaaaaatgatcttgctgaaTTACGAGCTAGTGGCCAAATCCTAATGGAATTTGAGACAATGAAGCTTGAGGATTTCTGGTGTGCTCAATTCACAGTGTTTCCAAGCCTAGCAAAGACAGCTCTAAAAATCCTCATACCGTTTGCAACTACATATCTTTGTGAGTTGGGATTTTCATCacttttgcattttaaaacaaagtccagAGGCTACTTGAATATGAGTGATGACATCCGTGTGGCTATTTCAAAAAAAGTTCCTCGTTTCTCAGACATCATTGAACAAAAACTACAGCTACAGAAGTCACTGTAA